In Lathamus discolor isolate bLatDis1 chromosome 15, bLatDis1.hap1, whole genome shotgun sequence, the genomic stretch CCAGACAGCAGTACATGTGCCCAAAGCAGCTTCTGGCCCTTTCGGAGGCACAGAGCAAGCTATGGCTTGGGTAGATAGGCCACATCTACAAGGGATTATGGAGGCAGATCAGTAGCAGGTCAATTCAGAGTCATATTTGTACTGCAGGCTTACTCAAGGTTTTACTCTTACCGCAGCAAATCAGATTTCAGAGGCAAAAAGCCCCAAGTCCAACTCCACACCTCTGTCAGTAGAAGACTATTCCTTGCTGCATGTTTCTCTGGCCTAGTCTGGTTTATGCATGAAGGTAGGAGCAGGTCTCCCTTTCCCAGAGCATCACCGTGTAATATGAAAGAATCTTAACTTAAAACAGAACATCTACACTGCAAAGAAAGCCTTCCTGTACAGCAGTAACTGGAACAGTTTGGTTCAGACAGCGCCAGGTAGCTCTCGACAGTTCAGTTTCAGGGAAGTATTACAGAGAACTGATACTCTTGCAACACATTGAAACTTGTGCACCTTCTAAAGGGAGCATCTTCATTCACACCACCTTTGGCAAGCGGAAATCATCAgggaaggggttttttttttcctttaaggatAGAAAGACCTCATTAAATGGAAACTTAGGAACCAACATGAGAAAGTGGGGCACACACTGTGCTCTTTCTGGACAGTTATGTCTTCAAACAGGGTGAAATCTGCTAATTACAGCCTGGAGCCAGGAGGACTTTTTGAGGAGCACCATGCTGGAGCCTGAGCACCTGCTCTCAACAGGAATCAATGTTTCTTCTTCAAAGGACAGACTAGATTTAGCAGGGCTGCAACCCTTCACGAGGCCGTATCACCTCTCTCCATTAGATTAGACTGATTAAAACAGCTTTGATCCTGTTCTCTTTGTACTGAGCTGGCTTTTTCACTCCAGTCTGGAATGTTTGACTTTGCAGGAGGCTTTTGCTTCGATTTTACAACCCATTTAATAGTCAGAACTCCTAAAGTGATCCTTCCAGGACTACATTAAACTAATATATTACAACAGGAGGCACCATAGCAGTCTGCTATTCTACCACCCTGTGTGACTGCAGGCAGACACTGGTTTCCGTGGTATGACTTTCACCCAtcctgctctcctccctccccagcacaacTAAACCCTGGAGATCTGGGGGCTTTTGGGTACTACACTACCAGCCTGTGGGCAGACAGGATGTCCTGGCCAAGAAGCAGTACCAGGAAGGTTTCTTGCATAGATCCTGACCTGCACAACTTGGGCCTGATCAGGTGCCGACTGAGGTCTCTTTCCTGCAAAAAGCCTTAAATCGGacttaaaaaagcaaacctgcATTTCATATTCTGCAGGTGAGAGGGAGAGGATGAAACTGTTGAAAAATGAAACTTCTGCTGTATAGCACGATGCTGCAGGGTATGGTATGACCTTGGTATAACAAGCAATGACCGGTATTTGATCAATGGAAGGATAATTACTGCACAGTGCCTGGCTATCAAACTATCCCGGTGAACTGGCAGCATTTTATTTCCCCTAATGGACACAAGAACATTTGTTCCTGAAGGTTTTCAGAATGAGCTGGCAGGTAAAGCATCAGACTGAAGCCAAGAGGAGGAGGCTCTGTAATGGGTTTTTAACTTACCTGCTGCGACCAAAAGACATTTGCTGTGTCTCTTACTCTTTATCAACACTTGAGAGGCATTCTGCAGAGTCCACACTCCCATGAAACACAAAGACTCTCCAAACAAGTCAGCAGGAACAAGACTGACTAGAGACTTTGGAGTTAAGTAAGTGGTTTTACTTTCAAGTGTCATGGTATCAGACTTGTAACTCAAGTTTAACAGTAGAATATATAGAAGATAGTCAAGACAGAGAAATTCAAGCACATGAAAACTATcagccagcactgcacagccaaAGAGTTATTCTGAACAAGGTTTAACCCCTCTACAAAGGTTGACACCAACTGAGAAATGCATTTTGGTCAACAAGAAAACAGTTACACAGGTCAAATGGTTACTGACACTGGCTCTCCATTTAAACGTGGCCAGCATCTCTCTCCCCTGTTTGCAGAACAGAACCTCTCACTGAATGCTATCCAGATCAAAAGGGAGCTTTAATGTGCCAactcaaatatatatataataactTAGCACAGATTTGAGACGTGGCCATTTAAAGTTTGATTAAGCTCTAAATCAGCGTCAGGAGAGAAATTAACAGAACTCCAACAACGCACTGAAATAACTTAACACATTTACAAGAACAGTTAAGGTACGGCTAAAAGCTGTACATTCCACCTGAAGCTCAGCTGTTACTACCAGCCATTCCCAGTATGCTTATTCCTTGTCCCATGACTACCCGTTGATGCGGTAATTCACATGGATTTCAGGTTTGATGTCACACACAAGAGACAAGAGCTGGGAGAGGACCACCTCCCGGTTCTTCTGGAAGTTCTGCTGGATGACACTCATCTTTTCCTGGGTCTCTTTCTCAACTTCGGTGGTGCAGCTGCCATGAGATCCAAGTGCCTACAAAACAGCAAAGATAAAGAGAAAGCTCACATGTGAGCAATGTCACAAGAAGAACATTATGCTTAGCTCTTAGCTTCTGACTGCCTCAGTGGTGCATCTCAACCATTCATCTTTGCTGAGGGAAGAACTGCActgaaaaaacagcaacaaaaaaagcactgtTGGATTCCCTGCACAGATTTCCCACTGAACTTGTCCAAGCTTGTGTTTTACACACAGCCCATGCCTTTTGTCCTCTTTTATTCATTACTATCAGTTTAGAGCATGTGCTTCTGTAGAACACCTGAAATAAAAAGTCCTGCTGTACTGCTGCCTGGAACTAGGAACCCCTGGGCACTGCTGTACTGGAGAGCTCAACGAACGTGACACCCATGACTTAATTCAGGTGCAGTCTTCACATTATCCCATTGCTTCTACCCCAAAAGAACCTTTATAAAAAGCTCTGCCTTCCTAACAGGACTGCGGGCCACATGATACACACAGCAAAGAGACTCTCACAGCTTACAATGCTCTTCTTGACCCATAAGCAAGGGCAGAAAAGCAAATTCCCCTTataagtgggggaaaaaaaggcacagaagaAGAATGCTGAGACCAGCACCCTGGGACTGCCATTCAAAGAGCTTCCCTCTCTGGAGAAGGATATATAAAACCAAATCAGCTGACACGCAGTGAAGTCCACATTATTAGCCTGGAACTGCCTGGTATCATGTGCCTAACTGAGCACTAttgggcctgtaaggatgctggggagggacaaggggtaatgggttaaagcttaaacaggggaagtttagataggatataaggaggaagttctttactgtaagggtggtgaggcactggaatgggctgcccagggaagttgtgagtgctccatccctggcagtgttcaaggccaggttggacagagccttgggtgacctggtttagtgggaggtgtccctgcccatggcaggggggttggaacttgatgatcttgaggtcctttccaacccaaactattctacgattctataatGAACCCAGCTAACAAGGGACTGTGAAAGATTAATCTTGACCTCCTGCATGAAGGCAGAACAGAGGAGGTGGGACTGTGCTGACCAGAACATGGACAGAGGGGACACTGTCAGGGCATTTTCCAAAGACTTCAGTACTGACAGGGGAACACAGGCAGTAGAAACCACCTCAGCTAGTAAAGTGTATCAGTTCCCCACCTTCCAGGAATGCCTCCACTTgctcagaaggaaaacacaccTCTTGGGACACAGCAGGGAACTGTGCTGAGCAGAACACAAGCCTTGCATCTGCTTCAGCAAGAGAGCAGCATCTGTGAGGCAATGTGTCTCTACCACGTTAGTGTTGTACAAAACAGCCTGTCACAGGGGGAATTGAGCTCGGTCTTTTTTGACACTGCTACATACAGCAGGTTTGGGGAGGCTGCCACCCATCAGGCACCAGACAGTACATGAGCTTATTAAGCTAACTCCCTGCCAGTCAGTAGCTCTGGCTGTTGAGATGTAACACACCACGTTCTGATTCATTCCCACTGTTTTTTCCGTGGCACGCGGCAGTGCATCAGAGGAAGGCAGTTAGGGAAGTACCCCTCCAGCAACATGTTCCACCCTGAGGGCTCCTCTCAGGGCAAGTAACACCAGACTAAAGGGGCTGGGTAGGTAACAGTGAATGAGGCAGAAAACAAACCGCTGCTTCCTTGGCCTTGAActccttctccctctgcagGCGGTACTGCTCAATCTCCGCCTGGGCTTCTTCTTTGGCCTGCTTCAGCCTCCgattctttcctgtttgcaaaGAACATGCCACAtgaaatacagaagagaaagcacCGAGCGTATTCCTCCTCCCAATGCATAGCAACCATGAGTGCATTTGCTATTCCAACAGCTCCTTCTGCACGAGGCATTATCAACCTCAGGTTACCCCATGTGCCAACAAGCCATCTCCAAGCTCACCATGCAACAAGCTTCAGCCAGTGAAAGGCTCTACGAGCCAGTGGATGCACAGGACAATGACAGGTCTGGCCTTGCTCATGTGAGCATGCAACCCGTCCGAGTTGCAAAGAGGACAGCAGAAAGGCTTAAACTTTGCCTCTGGCCAATTGTGCGACTCACAGAAGAACAGGCCACTGCATCAACTTCCCCTCTCGGGCTTTCCACCCCATTCTCCCCTTCAAAGCTATCATTAGAGTAAGCTACAACAATCTACCCCTTGCAACGCTGTCAGGGATAGAGCTGCGAGGCAGGGCAGCTTCATTAAACCGAACAAATACGGGTTTGAACCCGGAAACATCTGTAAAGGTGGGATCTTTGTAACCTGAATTTCCCTCACTCAGCAGAAGGGGCGAACTCGGATCCCCACGGAAACGCTCGCTCGGCTCTGTCAAACCTCATCACCAACAGCAAAGCACACTGCGCCCACCGAGAACACAAAGCCGTTGAAAGGAAGGGAAGCCGCCGAGAAGCGCAGCGAAAGGAAGGCCCCGCTGCCACGGAGGACGCGTTTCCAGGGTGGGCTCCCGCTAGGGAGGCCCCCGGGCCAGGAGCCCGGCACCCAGCGGCCCGGCCGCTCCGCACCGCCGCCGGGCTCGTGCTCACACAGG encodes the following:
- the ATP6V1G1 gene encoding V-type proton ATPase subunit G 1, which translates into the protein MASQSQGIQQLLQAEKRAAEKVAEARKRKNRRLKQAKEEAQAEIEQYRLQREKEFKAKEAAALGSHGSCTTEVEKETQEKMSVIQQNFQKNREVVLSQLLSLVCDIKPEIHVNYRING